In Marasmius oreades isolate 03SP1 chromosome 3, whole genome shotgun sequence, a single window of DNA contains:
- a CDS encoding uncharacterized protein (MEROPS:MER0001400): protein MVFYNRLLSSVLLAILYASYSNAAARPATYSTQNVKDLGNGVKIQMFHPPSNYSTFGEGFDTPSTFSDAPIENKTVSFVASQLKVDSGKVSFKSGYANENGESFGYAQQVHNGVPIANAVANVAFKNNKVVAFGQSFVDTSKAADSKPSVDVSTVIPKVEQTLQGKKNDIEPTVKYLAQQDGSVALVHAFQVENDEAGTFYEAFADAHTGELLSVTDFVAQASYRVVPIFKLDIKEGLELLTNPALTSASPQGWHYAKGVNTTDTSGNNVITYKGATTATTKQSSSGLVFDYTYSPGVGPTEGANLDASRTNAFYLINAYHDTLYQYGFTESKFNFQLDNLGKGGAGNDPVLVSVQDAAGTNNANFATPPDGQSGRCRMYIFTLTNPNRDGTLSNDIVIHEMTHGLSNRLVGGGTATCLQALESRALGEGWSDAVADWFVHSDSPQITDFVFVPWLFNNPRGARSKPYSTSMTTNGYTYADIGQMNEEHYMGEVWANILHNVYAQLVGTRGFSTTARTSASGTQGNIVFLQLLVDSLALSPCNPTFISARNAFIQADINRYGGANKCLLWRVFASRGMGFSAANYANAFDVPAGC, encoded by the exons ATGGTCTTCTACAACAGACTTCTCTCCTCTGTGCTTCTTGCCATTTTGTATGCCTCCTACAGCAATGCCGCTGCTCGACCTGCAACGTACAGCACTCAGAATGTGAAGGACCTCGGAAACGGTGTCAAGATCCAGATGTTCCATCCTCCATCCAACTACAGT ACTTTCGGAGAGGGCTTTGACACCCCTTCAACATTTTCCGATGCTCCGATTGAGAACAAAACGGTTTCGTTTGTCGCGTCGCAGCTTAAAGTGGATTCTGGCAAGGTTTCGTTCAAGTCCGGGTACGCCAACGAAAACGGTGAATCGTTCGGCTACGCTCAACAAGTTCAT AACGGTGTTCCCATTGCGAATGCTGTAGCCAATGTTGCATTCAAAAATAACAAGGTTGTAGCTTTTGGTCAATCATTCGTCGATACCT CCAAAGCTGCGGATTCCAAACCATCGGTCGATGTTTCCACCGTCATCCCAAAGGTGGAACAGACTTTGCAAGGCAAAAAGAACGATATCGAGCCGACTGTCAAGTATCTCGCTCAGCAAGATGGATCCGTTGCTCTCGTGCACGCCTTCCAAGTCGAAAACGATGAAGCTGGGACCTTCTATGAAGCTTTTGCAGATGCACACACTGGGGAGTTGCTCTCTGTTACCGACTTTGTCGCTCAAGCCTCT TACCGTGTTGTCCCAATCTTCAAACTGGACATTAAAGAGGGTCTCGAATTGCTTACAAACCCCGCGCTCACCTCCGCATCACCCCAAGGATGGCATTATGCGAAAGGCGTAAATACCACTGATACCTC CGGTAATAACGTTATCACCTATAAGGGTGCGACGACGGCTACTACCAAACAATCCAGTAGTGGTCTTGTCTTCGACTACACATACAGCCCGGGTGTTGGCCCGACTGAAGGAGCTAACCTCGATGCTTCCCGCACGAACGCTTTCTACTTAATCAACGCCTACCACGATACGTTGTACCAGTATGGTTTCACGGAAAGCAAGTTCAACTTCCAGCTCGACAACCTTGGAAAGGGTGGTGCCGGGAATGACCCAGTCCTTGTCAGTGTTCAAGACGCTGCTGGAACCAACAACGCGAACTTTGCTACTCCTCCCGA TGGACAATCCGGGCGGTGCAGGATGTACATTTTCACCCTTACGAACCCGAACCGGGACGGTACCCTATCAAACGATATCGTAATTCACGAAATGACCCATGGCCTCAGCAACCGACTGGTCGGTGGTGGTACAGCCACTTGCCTGCAGGCACTGGAGTCCAGAGCCTTGGGTGAAGGGTGGTCCGATGCTGTTGCCGA CTGGTTTGTCCACTCTGATTCTCCTCAGATAACCGACTTTGTGTTTGTTCCTTGGCTATTTAACAATCCTCGAGGGGCTCGATCAAAGCCCTATTCAACTTCCATGACGACCAATGGTTATACGTATGCCGATATTGGTCAGATGAATGAAGAACACT ATATGGGAGAG GTCTG GGCGAATATCCTCCATAACGTGTACGCCCAACTCGTAGGCACACGCGGGTTCTCCACCACTGCTCGAACGAGCGCGAGTGGAACCCAAGGAAACATTGTCTTTTTACAGCTTCTCGTTGATTCCCTTGCTTTGTCACCTTGCAACCCCACCTTCATCAGCGCTCGTAACGCCTTTATCCAAGCGGATATCAATCGGTATGGTGGTGCCAATAAGTGTCTACTTTGGAGGGTGTTTGCTAGTAGGGGTATGGGTTTTAGCGCTGCGAATTATGCCAATGCTTTCGATGTCCCCGCTGGTTGTTAA
- a CDS encoding uncharacterized protein (MEROPS:MER0001400), with protein sequence MIFNRLFSSVLLAILYASYSNAAARPSDATYSTHYTRDIGNGVKLQIFHPPSNYNTYGEGLDVPSSFFDAPIEEKTVSFVSSKLNVDSGKVSFKSGYTSDNGESFGYAQQVHDGVPIANAVANVAFKNNKVVAFGQSFIDTSKAADSKPSVDVSTVIPKVEQTLQGKKNDIEPTVKYLAQQDGSLALVHAFQVENDEAGTFYEAFADAHTGELLSVTDFVAKASYRVVPIFKQDITEGLELLTNPALISASPQGWHYVRGVNTTDTSGNNVITYKGTTTATTKQSSSGLVFDYTYNPNVAPTAGANLDASRTNAFYLINAYHDTLYQYGFTESKFNFQLDNLGKGGVGNDPVYVSVQDASGVNNAFFSTPPEGQPGQCRMYIFTLTNPNRDGVLSNDIVVHEMTHGLSNRLTGGGTAACLQTLESKGLGEGWSDAVADWFVHSDAPQVTDFVFTPWLFNNPRGGRSRPYSTSTTTNPYTYSTLRGLNEEHNIGEVSSYYLHKPALKTHSLFL encoded by the exons ATGATCTTCAACAggctcttctcctctgtgctTCTCGCCATTCTGTATGCCTCCTACAGCAATGCCGCTGCTCGTCCTTCAGATGCGACATATAGCACTCACTATACGAGGGACATCGGAAATGGCGTCAAGCTTCAGATTTTCCATCCTCCCTCCAACTATAac ACTTACGGGGAGGGCCTTGACGTTCCTTCATCATTCTTCGATGCTCCGATTGAAGAGAAGACTGTTTCCTTTGTCTCGTCGAAGCTCAATGTGGACTCGGGGAAAGTTTCATTCAAGTCCGGGTACACCAGCGACAACGGCGAATCGTTTGGCTACGCTCAACAAGTTCAT GACGGTGTTCCCATTGCGAATGCTGTGGCAAATGTTGCATTCAAAAATAACAAGGTTGTAGCTTTTGGTCAATCATTCATTGATACCT CCAAAGCTGCGGATTCCAAACCATCGGTCGATGTTTCCACCGTCATCCCAAAGGTGGAACAAACTTTGCAAGGCAAAAAGAACGACATCGAGCCGACTGTCAAGTATCTCGCTCAGCAAGATGGCTCTCTTGCTCTCGTGCATGCATTCCAAGTCGAGAACGACGAAGCCGGGACCTTCTATGAAGCTTTTGCCGATGCACACACTGGAGAATTACTCTCTGTTACCGACTTTGTCGCCAAAGCCTCT TACCGTGTTGTCCCAATCTTTAAACAGGACATTACAGAGGGCCTTGAATTGCTTACGAACCCCGCGCTCATCTCCGCATCACCTCAAGGATGGCATTATGTGAGAGGCGTAAATACCACTGATACCTC CGGTAATAACGTCATCACCTATAAGGGTACGACGACGGCTACTACCAAACAATCCAGTAGTGGTCTTGTCTTCGACTACACGTACAACCCCAACGTAGCCCCGACCGCAGGAGCTAACCTCGATGCTTCCCGCACAAACGCTTTCTACTTAATCAATGCCTACCACGATACGTTGTACCAGTATGGTTTCACGGAAAGCAAGTTTAACTTCCAGCTCGACAACCTTGGGAAGGGCGGTGTCGGGAATGACCCAGTTTACGTCAGTGTTCAAGACGCTTCTGGAGTCAACAACGCCTTCTTTTCTACTCCTCCCGA GGGTCAACCTGGACAGTGCAGGATGTACATTTTCACACTTACGAATCCGAACCGGGATGGTGTCCTATCAAACGATATCGTAGTTCACGAAATGACCCATGGTCTCAGCAACCGATTGACTGGTGGTGGTACAGCCGCTTGCTTGCAGACTCTTGAGTCCAAAGGCTTGGGTGAAGGGTGGTCCGATGCTGTTGCGGA CTGGTTCGTCCACTCTGATGCGCCTCAGGTGACCGACTTTGTGTTTACTCCTTGGCTATTTAACAATCCTCGGGGTGGTCGATCACGGCCCTATTCAACTTCCACAACGACCAACCCTTATACATATTCCACTCTTCGTGGGCTGAATGAAGAACACA ATATTGGAGAGGTAAGCAGCTACTATTTGCACAAACCCGCCCTCAAAACTCATTCCCTTTTTTTATAA